The DNA region TGCCCACTGATCTGCGTGAGGCGGTGGACGAACTGGAGAAGGACGGCGTGGTGGCTGCGGCCCTGGGCGAGCACGTGCTGACGCACTTCGTGCGGGCCAAGCGCGCCGAGTGGCAGGAGTACAGCCAGACGATTCACGCCTGGGAACTGGACCGCTATCTGGACCTGGTCTAGGGGGCAGTTTCGGGCCGGGCCGCTTGCGCCGAAGGCGGAAAAGTTCACGACATGCACCTTCACGTTCAGGGGGTGCACAACTTTATTGCTTAAGAAGTCTACTCCTGGGCAATCACGCTCGGCTCTACCGGAGGGGGGTCCCGGATCGTTGCGTCCAGAAAGGTGAAGTTTGCATTGACTTCAGCTAAAGGGCTGCCTACAATCTGCGCATCTCAACACCAGCGGAGCGGGTCAAGTGACCCCGCCTCGTTTCATATCCGGAGGACTCATGAAGAAAAGCGCCCTCAGTCTCGCCATCATCGCCGCCCTCAGCCTGGGCAGCGCCAACGCTGCGACGGTCATCAAGATCGCCAGCCTGAGCCCCCTGTCCGGCGGTCAGAGCGACCTCGGCACCCAGATCAAGAACGGCGCCCAGCTCGCCGTCAACGAGTACAAGGCCCAGTTCGCCAAACTCGGCTTCGACCTGCAGCTCGTCGGCTACGACGACCAGGCTGACCCCGCCACCGGCACCGCCGCCGCGCGCAAGATCGCCGCGGACCGCAGCATCCTCGCGGTCGTCGGCACCCTGAACAGCGGCGTCGCCATCCCCAGCAGCGAGGCCCTCAAGGCCGCCCGCGTCGCCATGGTCTCCCCCGCCAACACCGCCAACCAGGTCACCGACCGCGGCCTGGCGAACATGAACCGCATCGTCGCCCGTGACGACGCGCAGGGCCCCGCCGGCGCCAACTTCATCCAGGGTACCCTGAAAGCCAAGAAGGTCTACGTCCTGAACGACAAGACCGCCTACGGCGAAGGTCTGGCCAAGGAAGTCGAGAAGGCGCTGAAGGCCAAGGGCGTGGCCGTGGCCGCGAACGAAGGCACCGAGGAGAAGAGCGACTTCTCCAGCATCATCGCCAAGATCAAGCTGCAGAACCCCGACGCCATCTACTTCGGCGGGATTTACAACCAGGTGGGCGTGTTCGTCAAGCAGCTGCGTGAAGCGGGCATCAACACCCCCGTCGTCGGCGGGGACGGCCTGGACAGCAGCGAGCTGGCCACCATCGCCGGCGCCGGCGCGAACAACATCTACTTCACCACCGTGGCCGCCCCCATCGAGGCGCTCCCGGCCGCCAAGACCTTCGCCGCGAACTACCAGAAGGCCTTCGGCAAACCCGCTCAGGGCTTCGGCGCCTTCGGCTACGACGCCGCCAAGGTCGTGCTCCAGGGCGTCCTGAAGGCCGTCCAGACCAACAAGAACAAGCTCCCCACCCGCACCCAGGTGGAAACCGCGATCCGCAAGG from Deinococcus ficus includes:
- a CDS encoding branched-chain amino acid ABC transporter substrate-binding protein, encoding MKKSALSLAIIAALSLGSANAATVIKIASLSPLSGGQSDLGTQIKNGAQLAVNEYKAQFAKLGFDLQLVGYDDQADPATGTAAARKIAADRSILAVVGTLNSGVAIPSSEALKAARVAMVSPANTANQVTDRGLANMNRIVARDDAQGPAGANFIQGTLKAKKVYVLNDKTAYGEGLAKEVEKALKAKGVAVAANEGTEEKSDFSSIIAKIKLQNPDAIYFGGIYNQVGVFVKQLREAGINTPVVGGDGLDSSELATIAGAGANNIYFTTVAAPIEALPAAKTFAANYQKAFGKPAQGFGAFGYDAAKVVLQGVLKAVQTNKNKLPTRTQVETAIRKGSFTGLLSGNVSFNSVGDRKAATLYVMNVTGGKYKLSTSVAVKPAKQ